The Procambarus clarkii isolate CNS0578487 chromosome 91, FALCON_Pclarkii_2.0, whole genome shotgun sequence region ATAAATCAAAGAAGTTTTGTTCACTGTTtagtaatgatgatgataaaaAATTTATTGTAAATACAGAAACAAAACTAATCATTACCATCTCTTCTTCGTCATTTACTAAATCACTATTTCTTGCTGCTAATGGATGAATAGACTGAAAGTGAACTATCTTCGTTATGTAACCTTAAAATTCTTTGGGTTTGCTGTGATATTTTTTGTGAGGCTGATGGTTACATTTGCTAAATCAAAAAGAGTTTCTCTGTTGTGTGCCTTAATGTTTTTAATTATATTCTGTTAATTACTTTTTTCTTGTAGGTTTTAGTGAGCAAAGTCTTTTGATGTAAGGCatctttatttaattattttattgttCTGACTTGGCAGTGACACCTAAAATGTTTATTCTCTTTTTATGTTTTCTTAGTTATTTATGTTTTGGGTTATAACTCTAAATTTGGTGTTTTAGTGCAGTAGTGAACCTTTCATCATACAAAGGCCATATTTTGCTTGGGAAAGATTTCATAAGGCCACCCATTGTATTACGTGCTCTATTATTtaagtactgtatataaaaaacATGCTTGCAAATCAAGTTTCATTACTGTAAATTACTTTTCAAGGCTGCACTGAGTACCATAAAATGCAACACAGTTCCCCATCCTTGTTCTCAagtataaaataaaacaaaaggtTTATTAATAATAGCACGATGATGATGCTGAATATACAAAGGTTTATGAACATTTCAGCATTCCTCATTTATTTTTCAACTTAAACAAATATTATGAAACTATGTACTGTACACATGATTGATCTATACAGCTTTAAAAAGAAAATTAAGGAAATTTTCATAACTCTGTATCTGGTAATATGCAAAGCAAAGTGAAAATATACACAAGCAGAGCAATAATTATCTTGAGTGATTGGGTGGTTGGTTGGGGTGATCCTAATTAGTTCCCTGATACTTTGGTTTGTCACCTGATAAACTCTGCCTATACTGTAATCATGTGCAAGAAAATAAATTGCAATTCTGGAATCAGATGACATGTTTTAATGTTAGTGGAATGGtaaagtgtaaataatatatatatgctgtaCACCCCTGCCAAAAAGGGGAAGGCAGACAAAAGAGTTAAGGACCAAGCCGAATCTAAAGCCTGGGCCAGCACAGCCCGCCAACAAATGAGACAGACCAGGAAAAATGCTGCCACTGCCTCCCAAACAAGGGGAGCAAGCAACTTGGACAGAGCCACTGAAGCTGGAACCACAGGCAACAAGGCAATGACACATCGGGCACCAACACTAGAACATCTAAGCCATTACTGAGCTGGTCAGAGAACAGCTCAACAACTGCCCAGACCTGCAAAGTGATTGCCAAGTGAGCAATAGCCATATGATCCTCCACAGTGAGGGCTCCTGGAGCAAAGGCTGCTGGATATGGAGCTGTCACCTGCCCACATCCTTTGGAAAAACTGGAGCAAACTATTGGCTCTCATACAGCACAAAGGAAACACCACCCAGGAACATCTGAAAGACAGAACCTACTTTCCACCACTCAAGTGTCTGGGTTTGACAAAAGTTATCCCAAGCCCCCAATGAAAACAGAGGGTTGTCAGTAAGCCAATCCAATCTCAATGGAGGCTAAGTCTAAAATGAAAGTACGGTCCTAATCCCACAGGTGAAACCAAAAGAGGTCTACCTGAGCCAAAGCAGGCACAAGGTGGGACAATGGAAACCTCTGGAAATAAAACAGCCACAGAACCTAGTGGGACATTGAAGTGcactcctgggggtggaggtgaacAGCAGAGAAATCCAGTTCAAACATGACCAAAAGATAAGATCCTCCAACTTGAGCAAAACACCATCTGCAAATGGATTCAGAGACTGAAGGGTTGAAGGGTTCTCGGGGACTGAGGAGGGTTTCCGGATGCCTTCCTCGAGCTTCCCATCCAGCTCCAGAGGTCACATATGCAGACCCTGGAGGAGAGCTGTATTCCACACCTGATGCCCAAGGTAGGAAGGCATCATCCCAAAGTAAAGGATAAGAGCAAGACAAACCCCCAAGAAGTAGAAAGCTTCGAATCTTTGGCAGGAAACGACAACTCAATAATCTCTACATTGAAGTGGATGGGGCAGACTCTGGGGCAGCTGCGCTTCACCCAAAGCTAGACCCCTGCCCagactctgaaaccctcagatgttttgAAACTCAATGAAGGGGGAAGAGTGTGGCAAACCACTCCAGCTGGGAAATGAGGAAGGGCCATCTTTGAATAAGTGGAATTCTCTAACCCTTCCAACTCAGAATTTTTAAACATCATAGGGACTAACTCTGGAGCATCCACTTGAACACCAAGCTGTAAACCACTAACATGGTCAAAATGAACCCATAAAGTGGCTGGTTCCTGATAAGCCTCCTGTCCTGAGGCAGGCTACAATAAAATAAAGACGAATGCAAATATCATAGGTCTCAGGGTTAAAGGTATCACTGGCCCTACAGGCAGCATGGTTGACAGAATGACTGTCGGCATCCTTCAAACTCGCAAGTAGCTAGTGCCAGGTTGATCCATATTGAAACATGTTGAAGACCCATAGGGCTTACCAGGGCCTGAAGTAATACCCAAGCAGAACACTTAGGTACTAGGGATACTTGCCAAAGGAACTGATGGTGATTGCAGACCTGAGAATAAATATGGCTGTGAAAGGCACAATGGCATAACATACAGATTTAGACAAGCATGCAAACCCTAATGCACCCTACAGCAAAACTCCAAATGCTCCAACCATAGAGTCTTTCCAAAAGAAGTCAGAGACACTTGTACTGCCCAAATGAGGCACCCTGCACAGCAATACGGCCTCTCTGAGAGCAAACTCTTGGACTCACTAGGGAAGTCAATCTGTCAAGAGCAGGGACAGTGGCAAAATGAATGCCCAATGAAGGGTATCCCTAAACATGTGCAGTTCAAGGCGAAGAATAAACCAAGTTCACAACAAACGAGACTTCAAAAACATGCTCTTGAAGAAAATACCAATGTTGGGAACAACACACAAGCAAATGGCCCTCATAGAACAATGTCCAAAGGATGGCTTACACTTATCTTTAAAAAACCTGGACTTGCTAAAGTCAGTGACTCTTTGAGGTTTGCATTCAAGGACATCATTGACAGAACTGAGGTTATGATGATATGGAAGCCAGGAGCGCCCAATGGTGCTGCCACCTAAGAGTGGTCAGCCATAACTGGTGGGGGTCATTCTAGCTATTGAAAGAATCATTTGCGAAGTCGTTTGCTGGTTTTGTTTTCTGTCTGTGAACCTTCCAGTTCTCTGTATTGTTTTGCTTACTTTCTGGATGTTTTGTTGGTGAGGGTGATTATAACAATCCTGACGCTAGTCCCGGGTACAATATTCAAGACTCCTAAGGCTGATGTGCCTCATCTGTGTGGAGCTATCTGAGTAAGATGGCTTCGTGGAGTTTACCATTCAGCTACCTTTAGAAAAGTATTGAAAATCCATAAGGATGAATCACATGTGGTGATTTACGTACAGGAGGAAATTGCAGATAGCAACTGGAACAGTTTAAAGAGTTAAATATCTTAGAAACAAATTAAGGTTGATATGTATTGTACTTTATAGGTAAGTTTAAGTTTCCTGAGCTACACAATTGTTTTGGTCTAACCTTAAACTACATTTAAATAATATTATTGGAGTAAAAGTCATTGTGGCCATGGAACAGTTTAGCTATGTGCACTTACAATCACCATAGCATGCCATACATATTACATTATTATATGTACACAAAATCAATATTCTGcatagtaattgtgaacatttgtACTGTATACACAGTATATCCTAAGCCATGTAAGAGCTTCATGATTTTGTTTTattaattgtttacaaatattgaCAAAGTATGCTAAAGGGTAATCGTAGGGGGTGATGGGTTAGACGTAGCTGGATGGTGAGATGTAAGAACTGGAACATACGTTTATATTACAGTATATCTAAAAATAAGTGTTTGCTTAAAAACCAGAATAGTTACAGTACTAAGGTATCTTAAAGAATACATTGAAGAGGCCTAGTTATGTAGCTTTATACTTTAGTCATTAATTAAACAccataagtacagtactgtattaagaAATGTGGATGTTATGAGGGTGCATGGTGCTGTACGTGGGAAAGATGAAAGAAAGAAAGATTGTTAAGGATATGCCACCATAAGCTTAGCATGGTGCCAGGTGTAGCACCATGCTAAGTATCCACTCTGATACTGATGGAACTTATACACACAATATACACGCAAGTTCACTAAGATTCTAAGTAATTGTTCAAAAACAAGTTCTTACACATGAAAAATAAGAGAGCAGGTCACAATTGTTTAGTTTGTACTGTATTTTGCCCACTCCATGACTACTTTAGGGAATATAACTATATGCCTACAATGATCTTCAGTTACAAACATTAGTGACCCTGTGTGATGTGAAAACATTCAAACTTTTTTTAATAGCTGGAtataatactgtatacatatttttaaaaaataaaaatgattaaTTATTACACATCCTTTCTAAAGACTTGTCACATAAGTTTGTTTGAACTCACTGACCACATTGTAAAGGCCTCAAAATAATGATACGGTGCAGATGGTCTCAAACATTGTTTGACTCTAGCGGCTCACCTTTATAACATGGTTAACATACTTTGGCAGCAAAACTATTTTAAAAATAATTATAGAGTAATAGAATATTTTGTAAGACTGCTGTGCAAGTTAAGCTATTGGCTTTGCATTTTGCATAATGTACACTGTACAAACTTAGCCTGTAGATCTCTTGTTGAATTCCCAATAAATTTTGAGCATAATGAATGGCTTCTAAAATAACTAAACTGCTTTAAATTTCCACTATTCagctatgtactgtatatatgatGCAAAATTACATTACTGTTTCCTGGCTATGTTTTCTACCACTAGAATGTAAAGGGCTTGACGATGAAAGGACAACTTGTATGCTGTTCCTGAAGTTTCTTACCTTCATATGAAATACAGGTGTAGTCTGTATTGAAAAAATTATCATGTTAAACTAAAAAAGTTTTCTGCTTCTATGCTCTGAGCTATTTCATACTTTCTAAACATTATACAGTAAGAATTCAGAAGTGAGGGAAAATTAGCTTCTTGTTTTAATTTACAAACACCACAAAGGTTAATACCTTTGTATTAATACTACCAGAATATCTGCATTTGATACAAAAATATTTTTCCAGAGGACACTAGAAGTAAATAATATACTGCATAAGATTATTACAGTGAACTTGAAAAATATAAAGAAATAAAAATAGGAGTACGGTACTGAACCTGGCACTTCAAGTTACAAAGTTGATCATTCATGAGTTCCGTTGCTGTAAATTAAGAGGCTGAAGCTATAAAAGTAGCAGTTCAATAACCATCAATTTTTCGGGACCCACTGGCAGTTGAATAAACCAAATTAGTGGCTATTATAGGGTAGATAGATGGTGATAATTAGTATCAGTTGTTTTCTGTTGCATTCCTTGACAATGTACACAATCTACACCAGACTATTATATATGGTAAAAGTTAAGCAACTGCAAAATTGATGAGGAACATTTAATGATTGGAGAGTGTCGATCTTGGTCCAAAAATTATTTAAATCTTTAGAATAATACTGTATTGCACAGAAGAAACATGATTGTATTTCTTACATCAATTATAGCAAATATTCATATCAAAATGCATATCATAAAAGCATTACTGGAATAATTTTGCAAGTGGCAGTCATTAAATGTTTCTCATAAATTCTGCAGTTGTTTAAATTGTGGGCATTGTCAAGGGTTCCAATAGAAGGCAACTGGTAGTAATTATCATCTATCTACCCTATAATATCTACCAAGTTGGGCTCTTCAACTGCCAGTGGGTACTAAAAATTAATGATTAATGACCTGCTACTTTTATAACTTCAGCCTCCTAATTTACCGCAACTGAATCAGCAAATGAACACCTTTGTAACCTGAAGTGCCAGGTTCAGTACCATACTCGTATTTtcatttcattatatttttcaaatTCACTGTAATAACCTTATATATTATTTACTTCAATTGCCCAGTTGTCTGTAAATTAAAACAAGAAGCCAAGTTTTCTCACTTTCTTAGTCTAACAAAGCAATGTTTTTTAGCTATCTCACATGAATTTAAGAAACTTTAGAAACACTATACAAGTTGGCCATTATCTTCATCAGGCCCAGTAGTAGAATACATTGTCATGGAAACAGTAATCTAAGATGTCTGTATTACCAGCTGATAAAGATAATTGTATTTAATACTAACATCTCTCACCTCAGTGATGTAGTGAAAATCTGCAGAGCCATGATCATTAGAGCATTTTCCTTATGCCTTATTTTCCTTGAggctattacacagtttgtgttatAAGATATCAAACAATTCTAATTAATAGTTTATTACACTACTTCACAATATTTTTCATGTTATGTATACAAATGCAGTATTTGTTAACTTTAGATGGCTAACATATGTTCTCTCTTCCAGGAACATGGACGTGGATACTCCTCCTGGAGATCAAGACAGAATTTGCATCAATAATGAAAATGAGAAAAGTGATCACTATATGATCACATAAAAAACTAAATTTTACTTTTAacataaataattaaattatataaaatatatacctCATAATGGAAGGATTGCACATCCCGTACCCAGGAAAATTTCATAAAGTAAGCCAAACAAATGCTGTTGGAACACAGACTCTTATTCATCATCCTCCAAATTTTTATGGACATTATCacatccaagaaaatacagtatCGATTAAGGAGCCAACTCACCTGCTAGATGGTGAGAAGCCATATGAGTGTGAGCGATGTGGTAAGCGATATGCACAAAAAAGCCACCTCACCAGCCATATGCAATGGCATACCAAGGAGAAGAACTTTGAATGTAAAATATGTGATAAGAGATTTAGTATGGAAAGTCACCTTAATGGGCATATGCTAGAACACAGCAGAGAAAAAAAATTTGAATGTGAGATATGTGGTAAACGATTCACAATGGAAAATTATCTAACAAGTCACATGCATGTGCACATTACCGAGAAGAAATATGAATGTGAAATTTGTGACAAGAGATTTGCAATGCAGAATCATTTGAACAGCCACATGCTTGTGCACTGCATGGACAGGAAGTATGAGTGTGAAATATGCAGGAAACGATATACACAGAGAAGCCATCTGAACAGCCATATGATGAAACACAGTAAAGAAAAAAATCACGAATGTTTATTATGTGGTAAGAGATACAACATGGAAAGTCACCTTAAAAGTCACATGCTTGTGCATAATGATGAGGACAAAAAGTTTGAGTGTGTACTATGTGGTAAGCGATTTCACATGGAGGTTCAGCTGAACAGCCATATGGTTGTTCATAATGAAGATAGAAAATTTGAATGTTCTCAGTGTGACAAACGATTTCCCTTGGAACTTCACTTGAACAGTCATATGCTTGTTCATACTAGTGAAAAAAAGTTTGAGTGTTCATTGTGTCATAAACGGTTTACAATGGAGAGTCATCTCGTAAGTCATATGCTCGTGCATAGTGAAAAGAGGTTTGAATGTGAAatatgtgggaaaagattcaataTGGAGAGCCATCTCAACAGTCACATTCTTGTGCACACAGTTGAAAAAAACTTTGAATGTGAGGTATGCAACAAACGATTTGCAATGGAAAATCATCTTACAAGTCATATGCTTGTTCATAGTGAAGATAAAAAATTTGAATGTCAAGTTTGTAACAAAAGGTTTAATATGGAATGTCACTTGACAAGCCACATGCTTGTACACAATGAGGACAGAAAGTTCGAATGTGAAATGTGTGGTAAGCGATTCAACATGGAGAGTCACCTTAACAGTCATATGCTTGTCCATAATGAGAAAAAGTTTGAATGTCCGCTGTGCCCTAAACGATTCAACATGGAAAGTCATCTCCGAAGCCATATGCTTGTTCACAATGAAAAAAAGTTTTCTTGTATGTTATGTGCCAAACGCTTTCATATGGAGAGCCACCTGAACAGCCACATGCTCGTGCACAGTGAGGATAAAAATTTTGAGTGTACTGTTTGTGGTAAGAGATTCACTATGGAATGTCATCTTAACAGCCACATGTTAGTACACAGTGAAGAAAAGAAGTTTGAATGTGAAATTTGTAGTAAAAGATTCAACATGGAAAGTCACCTGAACAGCCACatgctcgtacataatgaaaagaAATTTGAATGCCCTCTATGCAGCAAAAAGTTCAACATGGAGAGTCACCTTAATAGTCATATGCTTGTGCATAGTGATAAAAATTTTGAATGTGATGTTTGTGGGAAGCGTTTCAGTCAGAGCAGTCATCTTAATAGCCATAGATTTATGCACAGTGAAGAGAAAAAGTATGAATGTCAGGTATGCAGGAAACGGTTCTCACAGGAAAGTCATCTTAGTAGCCACATGTTTGTGCATAATGAAGAGAAAAGATTTGAGTGTGATGAATGTGGAAAACGATTCGGTCAAGAAATTCATCTAAACAGCCATAAGTTTACACACAGTGGAAAGAAAGCAGAGTTCCAGCAATGGGGAAAGCAAGTGCAGAAGAATCACATAAACAGCCATAAGTATATGAGTGATGAGGAAAAAAAATATGCATGT contains the following coding sequences:
- the LOC123773959 gene encoding zinc finger protein 493 isoform X1, translated to MEGLHIPYPGKFHKVSQTNAVGTQTLIHHPPNFYGHYHIQENTVSIKEPTHLLDGEKPYECERCGKRYAQKSHLTSHMQWHTKEKNFECKICDKRFSMESHLNGHMLEHSREKKFECEICGKRFTMENYLTSHMHVHITEKKYECEICDKRFAMQNHLNSHMLVHCMDRKYECEICRKRYTQRSHLNSHMMKHSKEKNHECLLCGKRYNMESHLKSHMLVHNDEDKKFECVLCGKRFHMEVQLNSHMVVHNEDRKFECSQCDKRFPLELHLNSHMLVHTSEKKFECSLCHKRFTMESHLVSHMLVHSEKRFECEICGKRFNMESHLNSHILVHTVEKNFECEVCNKRFAMENHLTSHMLVHSEDKKFECQVCNKRFNMECHLTSHMLVHNEDRKFECEMCGKRFNMESHLNSHMLVHNEKKFECPLCPKRFNMESHLRSHMLVHNEKKFSCMLCAKRFHMESHLNSHMLVHSEDKNFECTVCGKRFTMECHLNSHMLVHSEEKKFECEICSKRFNMESHLNSHMLVHNEKKFECPLCSKKFNMESHLNSHMLVHSDKNFECDVCGKRFSQSSHLNSHRFMHSEEKKYECQVCRKRFSQESHLSSHMFVHNEEKRFECDECGKRFGQEIHLNSHKFTHSGKKAEFQQWGKQVQKNHINSHKYMSDEEKKYACDECGKRFIHENHLMTHRFVHTEEKKFACEVCGKRFSHESYLCSHRYVHSEKRFECTHCGKRFTQESHLNSHSFVHTERREEFVKQIPVQQKDQNSHVVVQNDKKPFECDADGKLLIQQTYQPPYAYAQWEHVRTLWSL